Proteins found in one Paenibacillus sp. FSL R10-2782 genomic segment:
- a CDS encoding ThiF family adenylyltransferase: MNERYSRQILFRPIGGEGQRNLSAAVVTIIGCGALGSAIAETLVRAGVGELHLVDRDYVELSNLQRQQLFTEQDAAEMQPKVMAAERRLKAIREDVRLYTYLDNLDAELVQELASKSILLMDATDNFETRLLINDAALKAGIPWIYGACVGSTGVVFPFVPGESACLRCLLPSLPAINQTCDTAGIISPAVQVTAALQCAEAMKWLSGRRDKMRRKVYLFDLWENTQMDIGISRIRNQDCPTCGEYPTFPALTASRRSAYAALCGRDVVQVLPDPHRPITLDDAEKMGRLIADRVKRTPYFVEFYAFKHRMILFKNGRLFIHGVRSVTNGQKLYHKLFG; the protein is encoded by the coding sequence ATGAATGAACGTTATTCAAGACAGATCTTATTTAGACCCATTGGCGGCGAAGGGCAGCGTAATCTGTCCGCTGCTGTCGTCACCATTATCGGTTGCGGGGCACTGGGTTCCGCCATTGCCGAAACATTGGTAAGAGCGGGCGTTGGGGAGCTTCATCTGGTTGACCGGGATTATGTGGAGCTGTCGAACCTGCAACGTCAGCAGCTGTTCACGGAGCAGGACGCCGCGGAAATGCAGCCTAAGGTCATGGCAGCCGAAAGAAGGTTGAAGGCCATACGTGAAGACGTACGGTTGTACACATACCTCGATAATCTGGATGCCGAGCTTGTTCAAGAACTTGCCAGCAAAAGTATATTGCTGATGGATGCTACGGACAATTTCGAAACTCGTCTGCTTATCAACGATGCTGCACTGAAGGCAGGAATTCCATGGATTTACGGAGCCTGTGTTGGAAGCACAGGCGTTGTTTTTCCATTCGTGCCGGGCGAGTCAGCTTGTTTACGCTGCCTTCTGCCATCGTTGCCTGCGATCAATCAGACCTGCGATACGGCTGGAATCATCTCGCCCGCAGTCCAGGTGACAGCCGCCCTCCAATGTGCAGAAGCCATGAAGTGGCTGAGCGGCAGACGTGATAAGATGCGCCGCAAGGTTTATCTATTTGATCTATGGGAGAACACGCAGATGGACATAGGGATTTCCCGCATCCGTAATCAAGATTGTCCAACCTGTGGAGAATATCCTACGTTTCCTGCACTGACAGCATCACGTCGCTCGGCGTATGCTGCTCTGTGCGGACGGGATGTGGTACAGGTTCTTCCAGACCCCCATCGTCCGATCACGCTCGATGATGCAGAGAAAATGGGCAGGCTTATAGCAGATCGTGTAAAAAGAACTCCTTATTTCGTTGAATTTTATGCTTTTAAGCATCGAATGATTTTATTCAAAAACGGAAGGCTTTTCATACACGGTGTACGAAGTGTTACCAACGGTCAAAAACTATATCATAAGCTGTTTGGTTAA